ACGTCTCTACATTGTATATATAGTAATTTACGATTGCGACTGAAAACTGCGACTGTTTACTGTTTACTGCTTTATCTTAGAGGCCAGCAGATATATTACCGCCATCCTGACCGCTACGCCGTTTTCTACCTGCTCCAGTATTACCGACTGCTGGGAATCGGCTACGTCGCTGGTAATCTCTACCCCGCGGTTTATCGGGCCCGGGTGCATGATCACGATCTCTTTATCCAATGAATCGAGAAATTCCTTATCGACCCCGTATTGCTGTGCATATTCGCGCGTAGACGGAAAGTAATTCACATCCAGCCTCTCATTCTGCACGCGAAGCATATTGGCAACATCGGCCCACTCCATCGCTTTGCGAAGGTTGGGTTCTACAGTTACCCCAAGCGATTCTACATAGCGTGGTATCAGCGTTTTCGGGCCACATACTTTTACTTCGGCACCCTGCATCTGCAAGGCATATATATTGGATAATGCAACTCTCGAGTGAAGAATATCACCTACAATCACTACTTTTTTACCTTCTACCCCGCCCAGCTTTTCGCGAATGGTATACGAATCAAGCAATCCCTGTGTTGGGTGTTCGTGCGCCCCATCGCCGGCATTTACAATGCTTGCAGACACATTCCTAGAAAGGAAATGGGCAGCACCCGGCCTTTCGTGGCGCATCACTACCATATCTACTTTCATAGAGAGAATGTTATTCACGGTATCGATCAGCGTTTCGCCTTTTTTTACCGACGATTGTGCCGCAGAGAAGCTTATCACATCGGCAGAGAGCCTTTTTTGCGCCAGCTCAAAAGAGAGCTTGGTGCGCGTGCTGTTCTCAAAAAATATATTAGCTATGGTAATATCACGCAGTGACGGGACTTTCTTTATGGGGCGGTTGATCACTTCCTTAAACTGGTCGGCAGTTTCAAATATCAGGTCAATATCGCTTTTATTGATATATTTTATCCCGAGTAAATGATTAACGCTTAGTTCTTTCATTGTTGTTGTTTGTAGTTAAGCCTTAAATTAAAAAAACACCGTCTTCGCCTTCATTCTCTTTCCAGGACACTTTTACTTTCTCATCGTTAATGGCATCTACCTGGCGGCCGCGATAGTCGGGCTGTATCGGCAGGTGACGGCTAAAACGGCGGTCTATCAGTACCATCAGCTCAATTTCCGAAGGGCGGCCAAAGGACTGTATCGCGGTAAGTGCGGCCCGGATGCTGCGCCCGGTGTAAAGCACATCGTCTATAAAGATCACTTTCTTATTTTCCACCAAAAAATCGATTTCGGTACGGTTGGCTTCCAATGGCTTATCATGCCTGCGGAAATCGTCCCTGAAAAAGGTAATATCGAGGAATCCCAATTTTATTTCAGGTACGCTGTATTCCTTTTCCAATATTTCCTTAATGCGTGCTGCGAGGAAACGTCCACGAGGCTGTAAACCAATGAGTACGGTATCGGAAAAATCGAGGTGTTTTTCAATTAACTGGCAGGCCAAACGGTGGAGGATGATATTGACTTCCGTTGAAGTGAGCAATATTTTCTGGCTCATAATGCGGTGTTGTGTTTGGTTTGTAAAAGTAGGTAAAAATTTCAAAAAATTAAAACCGACACGGCATTTCCAAAAATCCTAATATGAAGCCAATTAGTTCAATTTTAACAAAAACCTGTTTTTCCATCAGTAACTTTATGTATGTAACCTAAAAAACAAAAAATCATGCAAAACAGGGTAATCAAACTCAGCTTATTTGCAATGCTGTTATCATTAGTGACAGGCTGCGAAGTAGTGGGCGATATTTTTAAGGCCGGTATGTGGGTCGGTGTTATTGTGGTAATCGCTGTAATAGGGCTTATCATCTGGCTTATCAGCCGGTTCAGGAAATAATATTTATTATTATGGTAAAAGGCCCAAAGATTTTAGAAACCTTTGGGCCTTTTTACATTATCAGCAGACTTGGAATCGTATATTAGTTATACATTTTCGCACGCAGCTCTTTTACTTTGTCATCATCGAGATAGTCATCGAACGTCATGTAGCGGTCAATAACACCTTTTGGCGTAATTTCCAGTACGCGATTGGCAACGGTTTGCGCGAATTCGTGGTCATGGGTCGTGAACAGCACCGAGCCTTTAAAATTCTTCAATGAGTTATTGAATGCCGTGATCGACTCAAGGTCAAGGTGGTTGGTAGGCTCATCGAGCATCAGCACATTGGCGCGAAGCATCATCATACGCGAAAGCATGCAGCGCACTTTTTCACCTCCCGATAATACGCGGCCTGTTTTAAGAGCTTCTTCCCCACTGA
Above is a genomic segment from Flavobacterium album containing:
- a CDS encoding aspartate carbamoyltransferase catalytic subunit; translation: MKELSVNHLLGIKYINKSDIDLIFETADQFKEVINRPIKKVPSLRDITIANIFFENSTRTKLSFELAQKRLSADVISFSAAQSSVKKGETLIDTVNNILSMKVDMVVMRHERPGAAHFLSRNVSASIVNAGDGAHEHPTQGLLDSYTIREKLGGVEGKKVVIVGDILHSRVALSNIYALQMQGAEVKVCGPKTLIPRYVESLGVTVEPNLRKAMEWADVANMLRVQNERLDVNYFPSTREYAQQYGVDKEFLDSLDKEIVIMHPGPINRGVEITSDVADSQQSVILEQVENGVAVRMAVIYLLASKIKQ
- the pyrR gene encoding bifunctional pyr operon transcriptional regulator/uracil phosphoribosyltransferase PyrR; translated protein: MSQKILLTSTEVNIILHRLACQLIEKHLDFSDTVLIGLQPRGRFLAARIKEILEKEYSVPEIKLGFLDITFFRDDFRRHDKPLEANRTEIDFLVENKKVIFIDDVLYTGRSIRAALTAIQSFGRPSEIELMVLIDRRFSRHLPIQPDYRGRQVDAINDEKVKVSWKENEGEDGVFLI